A section of the Oryza sativa Japonica Group chromosome 1, ASM3414082v1 genome encodes:
- the LOC4327211 gene encoding lysM domain receptor-like kinase 3, with protein sequence MPPPRRRPPAPGLLILLIFLALASPGEVAGDDAAPGNVTASAPLPCSELSRVCTAFVAFPAAGEAANASVLESMFDAAPGDITADAAASPGYAFVRKNCSCLASRTYLANTTYTVPSAAAGATANATAADVAAAAYAGLAVPPPGGPALRPPRPGAVVALHLLCGCSSGPWNYLLSYVGVDGDTVQSLSSRFGASMDAIEAANGMAGPDPITTGKVYYIPLNSVPGQPYPVISPSSPTPAPAPAQNTFSDVSEHHSTKFPYGWVIGSMGVALALIAIALLALVLCKLSQYNPQAPNNQGKSPDQSISHKFQLLKSGSFCYGSGRYLCCQFGNVKQSRTDGSDHHMNTPKGVVVDVFDREKPIVFTYQEILASTDSFSDANLLGHGTYGSVYYGVLRDQEVAIKRMTATKTKEFIVEMKVLCKVHHASLVELIGYAASKDELYLIYEYSQKGSLKNHLHDPQSKGYTSLSWIYRVQIALDAARGLEYIHEHTKDHYVHRDIKSSNILLDESFRAKISDFGLAKLVVKSTDAEASVTKVVGTFGYLAPEYLRDGLATTKNDVYAFGVVLFELISGKEAITRTDGLNEGSNSERRSLASVMLSALKNCRNSMYMGSLKDCIDPNLMDLYPHDCVYKMAMLAKQCVEEDPVLRPDMKQAVITLSQILLSSIEWEATLAGNSQVFSGLVAGR encoded by the exons AtgccgcctccccgccgccgcccgcccgcgcccgGGCTTCTCATCCTCCTCATCTTCCTGGCGCTCGCCTCCCCCGGCGAAGTCGCCGGTGATGACGCCGCCCCCGGCAATGTCACCGCCTCGGCGCCGCTCCCCTGCTCCGAGCTCTCGCGCGTCTGCACGGCGTTCGTCGCGttcccggcggccggcgaggccgcgAACGCCTCCGTGCTGGAGTCCATGTTCGACGCCGCGCCGGGGGACATCACGGCCGACGCGGCCGCCAGCCCCGGGTACGCGTTCGTCCGCAAGAACTGCTCCTGCCTCGCCTCCCGCACATACCTCGCCAATACGACCTACACtgtcccctccgccgccgccggggcgacggcgaacgCCACGGCGGCCGACGTGGCTGCCGCGGCGTACGCGGGGctagccgtgccgccgccgggcgGACCGGctctgcggccgccgcgccccggCGCCGTGGTGGCTCTCCACCTGCTCTGTGGCTGCTCATCCGGCCCCTGGAACTATCTCCTCAGctacgtcggcgtcgacggAGACACGGTGCAATCGCTATCAAGTCGGTTCGGGGCCAGCATGGACGCCATCGAGGCCGCCAATGGCATGGCCGGCCCTGATCCTATAACCACGGGAAAGGTGTACTACATCCCACTCAACTCAG TTCCTGGACAACCATATCCCGTGATATCTCCTTCCTCTCCTACTCCTGCGCCAGCACCCGCACAAAATACATTCTCAG ATGTATCAGAACATCATTCCACAAAATTCCCTTATGGATGGGTTATTGGCAGCATGGGAGTTGCACTTGCTTTGATTGCTATTGCTCTCCTTGCACTTGTTCTGTGCAAGCTCTCCCAATACAATCCCCAAGCTCCAAATAACCAGGGAAAGAGCCCAGACCAGTCTATATCACACAAGTTTCAACTTCTTAAGAGTGGTAGTTTTTGTTATGGTTCTGGAAGATACTTATGTTGCCAATTTGGAAATGTGAAACAATCAAGAACGGATGGCAGTGATCATCATATGAATACCCCAAAAG GTGTTGTAGTGGACGTGTTTGATAGGGAGAAGCCCATTGTGTTTACCTATCAAGAAATACTTGCATCAACCGATTCATTTTCTGATGCAAATCTTCTGGGTCATGGTACATATGGCTCTGTTTATTATGGTGTTCTTCGAGACCAG GAGGTCGCTATAAAGAGAATGACAGCAACTAAAACTAAAGAGTTTATAGTGGAGATGAAAGTTCTTTGTAAGGTCCATCATGCCAGTCTG GTAGAGTTGATTGGCTATGCAGCAAGCAAGGATGAACTATACCTTATTTACGAGTACTCTCAAAAAGGTTCACTCAAGAATCACCTTCATGATCCTCAAAGCAAAG GTTACACATCATTGTCTTGGATCTACAGGGTCCAAATTGCTCTTGATGCGGCTAGAGGACTTGAATACATTCATGAGCATACAAAGGATCATTATGTTCACAGGGACATCAAATCGAGTAACATCTTGCTCGATGAATCCTTCAGAGCAAAG ATTTCAGATTTTGGTCTTGCAAAACTGGTAGTGAAGTCAACTGATGCAGAGGCTTCTGTCACAAAAGTTGTGGGTACATTTGGTTACTTGGCCCCTGA ATACTTGCGCGATGGCCTGGCAACTACGAAAAATGATGTTTATGCTTTTGGAGTAGTACTTTTTGAGTTAATATCTGGAAAGGAGGCAATTACAAGGACTGATGGATTGAACGAAGGATCAAACTCAGAAAGGCGTTCCTTGGCATCAGTT ATGTTGAGTGCACTAAAGAATTGTCGTAACTCAATGTATATGGGGAGCCTGAAAGACTGCATTGACCCTAATCTAATGGACCTGTATCCACATGACTGTGTATACAAG ATGGCCATGCTAGCGAAACAGTGCGTGGAGGAAGATCCTGTTCTTCGGCCAGACATGAAGCAGGCAGTAATCACGCTATCGCAAATACTGCTGTCGTCGATCGAGTGGGAAGCGACGCTAGCTGGGAACAGCCAAGTGTTCAGTGGTCTTGTGGCTGGGAGGTGA
- the LOC107276643 gene encoding probable inorganic phosphate transporter 1-7: MEVAVASSELDASRGRLATFIVPAEIYPARLRATSHGISAASGKVGAIIGSFGFLYLAQSPDPAKAAAHGYLPGIGVRNSLFTLAGCSLLGFLLTFLVPEPKGKSLEEMSRENEVGQP; the protein is encoded by the exons atGGAGGTGGCAGTGGCGAGCAGCGAGCTGGATGCTTCGCGTGGTCGG CTCGCGACGTTCATTGTGCCGGCGGAGATCTACCCAGCGAGGCTGCGTGCGACGAGCCACGGGATAtcggcggcgtcggggaagGTGGGCGCGATCATCGGGTCGTTCGGGTTCCTGTACCTGGCGCAGAGCCCTGACCcggccaaggcggcggcgcacggctacCTGCCAGGCATCGGCGTCCGCAACTCGCTGTTCACGCTCGCCGGCTGCAGCTTGCTCGGCTTCCTCCTCACCTTCCTGGTGCCCGAGCCCAAGGGCAAGTCGCTCGAGGAGATGTCACGCGAGAACGAGGTCGGCCAGCCATGA
- the LOC4326541 gene encoding auxin-responsive protein IAA6 isoform X2, translating into MEEGSNKREGLPPQLLDLIPDEKEWKLREALGLGRSRNAGFDGEEDKKLDLKLGLPGFIEDDEAETLRDYRLQQESPSLSLSFFPKHSKTTSSTTTTTGAKRGFIDTVEDKTEGYNDQKQQARAGCGKELAVEEMIAAVSERKKGCCPPPPPPHGAPATPARNRPQTQGRGAAAPVVGWPPIRSFRRNLASSSSSKHSPEPQNDNANAKVTLTCKKNPLVKINMDGIPIGRKIDLAAYNSYDGLSSAVKQLFHGFLQAQKDQTNAQIAQQGADDKIFYQLLDGSGEYTLVYEDSEGDRMLVGDVPWKVFVSTAKRLRVLRSSELSHTLIGATARV; encoded by the exons ATGGAAGAAGGGTCCAACAAAAGAGAAGGACTTCCTCCTCAACTCCTAGATCTCATCCCAGATGAGAAGGAATGGAAGCTGAGAGAAGCATTAGGTCTAGGGAGATCAAGAAACGCAGGCTTCGACGGTGAAGAAGACAAGAAGCTAGACCTAAAGCTTGGTCTTCCTGGTTTTATAGAAGATGATGAGGCAGAAACCTTAAGAGATTACAGGCTACAGCAAGAgagcccatctctctcccttagTTTCTTTCCAAAGCACTCCAAGACCACCAGCAGCACTACTACGACAACTGGAGCAAAGAGGGGATTCATAGACACAGTTGAGGACAAAACAGAAG GTTATAACGACCAGAAGCAGCAGGCAAGGGCAGGATGTGGGAAGGAACTTGCAGTGGAGGAAATGATAGCAGCCGTGAGTGAGAGGAAGAAAGGATGCtgccccccaccaccaccaccacatggTGCTCCTGCTACACCTGCGCGCAACAGACCACAGACCCAGGGAAG AGGAGCTGCAGCACCAGTGGTTGGTTGGCCTCCAATTCGATCCTTCAGGAGAAACCTTGCTAGTAGTAGTTCATCCAAACAttcccctgaaccacaaaatgATAATGCCAATGCAAAGGTGACGCTCACCTGCAAGAAAAACCCTCTTGTAAAAATCAACATGGATGGGATCCCTATTGGAAGGAAAATAGACCTTGCAGCCTATAACAGCTATGATGGGCTATCGTCAGCTGTCAAACAACTCTTCCATGGGTTTCTTCAAG CTCAAAAGGACCAAACTAATGCGCAAATTGCACAGCAAGGTGCAGATGACAAAATATTTTATCAATTGTTGGATGGGTCTGGTGAATATACTCTAGTTTATGAAGACAGTGAAGGAGACAGGATGCTGGTTGGGGACGTGCCATGGAA AGTATTTGTCTCAACTGCTAAAAGGCTGAGGGTTCTAAGGAGTTCAGAGCTTTCCCATACCCTG ATTGGAGCTACTGCTAGGgtctag
- the LOC4326541 gene encoding auxin-responsive protein IAA6 isoform X1, protein MEEGSNKREGLPPQLLDLIPDEKEWKLREALGLGRSRNAGFDGEEDKKLDLKLGLPGFIEDDEAETLRDYRLQQESPSLSLSFFPKHSKTTSSTTTTTGAKRGFIDTVEDKTEGYNDQKQQARAGCGKELAVEEMIAAVSERKKGCCPPPPPPHGAPATPARNRPQTQGRGAAAPVVGWPPIRSFRRNLASSSSSKHSPEPQNDNANAKVTLTCKKNPLVKINMDGIPIGRKIDLAAYNSYDGLSSAVKQLFHGFLQAQKDQTNAQIAQQGADDKIFYQLLDGSGEYTLVYEDSEGDRMLVGDVPWKVFVSTAKRLRVLRSSELSHTLVRQARPLKVVSKSLV, encoded by the exons ATGGAAGAAGGGTCCAACAAAAGAGAAGGACTTCCTCCTCAACTCCTAGATCTCATCCCAGATGAGAAGGAATGGAAGCTGAGAGAAGCATTAGGTCTAGGGAGATCAAGAAACGCAGGCTTCGACGGTGAAGAAGACAAGAAGCTAGACCTAAAGCTTGGTCTTCCTGGTTTTATAGAAGATGATGAGGCAGAAACCTTAAGAGATTACAGGCTACAGCAAGAgagcccatctctctcccttagTTTCTTTCCAAAGCACTCCAAGACCACCAGCAGCACTACTACGACAACTGGAGCAAAGAGGGGATTCATAGACACAGTTGAGGACAAAACAGAAG GTTATAACGACCAGAAGCAGCAGGCAAGGGCAGGATGTGGGAAGGAACTTGCAGTGGAGGAAATGATAGCAGCCGTGAGTGAGAGGAAGAAAGGATGCtgccccccaccaccaccaccacatggTGCTCCTGCTACACCTGCGCGCAACAGACCACAGACCCAGGGAAG AGGAGCTGCAGCACCAGTGGTTGGTTGGCCTCCAATTCGATCCTTCAGGAGAAACCTTGCTAGTAGTAGTTCATCCAAACAttcccctgaaccacaaaatgATAATGCCAATGCAAAGGTGACGCTCACCTGCAAGAAAAACCCTCTTGTAAAAATCAACATGGATGGGATCCCTATTGGAAGGAAAATAGACCTTGCAGCCTATAACAGCTATGATGGGCTATCGTCAGCTGTCAAACAACTCTTCCATGGGTTTCTTCAAG CTCAAAAGGACCAAACTAATGCGCAAATTGCACAGCAAGGTGCAGATGACAAAATATTTTATCAATTGTTGGATGGGTCTGGTGAATATACTCTAGTTTATGAAGACAGTGAAGGAGACAGGATGCTGGTTGGGGACGTGCCATGGAA AGTATTTGTCTCAACTGCTAAAAGGCTGAGGGTTCTAAGGAGTTCAGAGCTTTCCCATACCCTGGTAAGACAAGCTAGACCACTTAAAGTCGTGTCCAAATCTTTGGTGTAG
- the LOC4326542 gene encoding uncharacterized protein isoform X2 translates to MLHSGLTKSQPLPLLAAASSPRRILLAGLLRAACFSRPTASSPALHPVTTVTNRASARAAVSPGGPSQLGLGGRVSFSTAPDGTASPDGGSALPWLAAASRDGGAAPAARASAGRSSSWETSAEKFFSRGDQSPRGEVLTDRGSGREIIREEEDNGSIDNPKWGRIKDKYRRMVPRDRGSRGERFRGERFDKPEVRQWSRQENWGRKTWKEAGESTVPKMVGQGVYGVGPVLAALMAERRDFYALYIQEGMDFSVSNKKKKDKKGIEKVLQLAERIGLKVIEASKHDLNMVVDNRPHQGLVLDASPLEMVNTKELEPVRVDDGKAPVWIALDEVMDPQNLGAIIRSAYFFGAEGVVLCAKNSAPLSGVVSKASAGSLELIELLSCRNMMQFLSSSAENGWRVLGGTVAPKAIPLSEVVPGEPTILVLGSEGTGLRPLVERSCTHLVRIPGNVDGSFVGADTDTDGGEEGDNYSGNQDMKSFLAVESLNVSVAAGVLLYHLAGTNASPDGGRW, encoded by the exons ATGCTCCACTCCGGCCTCACCAAATCCCAGCCCCTCCCGCTCctcgcggcggcgtcctcgccgcgacgcatcctcctcgccggccttcTCCGCGCAGCGTGCTTCTCCAGGCCCACGGCCTCCTCGCCCGCGCTTCATCCGGTAACCACCGTCACCAACCGTGCGAGCGCCAGAGCCGCGGTTAGCCCGGGCGGCCCCTCGCAGCTGGGGCTGGGAGGTAGGGTTTCGTTCTCCACCGCACCTGATGGTACCGCATCGCCCGACGGCGGGAGCGCGCTCCCTTGGCTCGCCGCCGCGAGccgcgatggcggcgccgcccccgcggCGAGGGCTAGCGCCGGCCGCTCCTCCTCGTGGGAGACCTCCGCGGAGAAGTTTTTCTCCAGAGGCGACCAAAGCCCGCGAGGTGAGGTATTGACGGATCGTGGTTCGGGCAGGGAGATAATTAGAGAGGAAGAGGATAATGGCTCGATTGACAATCCGAAGTGGGGCAGGATCAAGGACAAGTATCGGCGGATGGTGCCGAGGGATAGAGGGTCCCGTGGTGAGAGATTTAGAGGGGAGAGATTTGACAAGCCGGAGGTTAGGCAGTGGAGCAGGCAGGAGAACTGGGGGAGGAAGACATGGAAGGAGGCAGGGGAATCGACAGTGCCAAAAATGGTTGGACAGGGGGTTTATGGGGTTGGCCCTGTGCTTGCAGCTCTCATGGCTGAGAGGAGGGACTTCTATGCGCTGTATATTCAGGAAGGGATGGATTTTAGTGTgagcaacaagaagaagaaggacaagAAAGGGATTGAGAAAGTGTTGCAACTGGCAGAGAGGATTGGGCTGAAAGTCATCGAAGCATCAAAGCATGACCTTAACATGGTTGTGGATAACCGTCCACACCAGGGCCTTGTACTCGATGCATCACCCTTGGAAATGGTGAATACTAAAGAGTTGGAGCCAGTCAGGGTGGACGATGGAAAGGCACCTGTCTGGATAGCTTTGGATGAGGTCATGGATCCTCAGAACCTAGGAGCCATAATTAGATCTGCCTACTTCTTTGGCGCGGAAGGTGTTGTGTTATGTGCTAAGAACTCTGCTCCATTAAGTGGTGTAGTGAGCAAAGCTAGTGCAGGCTCACTTGAGTTGATCGAACTGCTCTCCTGTAGGAACATGATGCAGTTTTTATCTTCATCGGCTGAAAATGGGTGGCGAGTTCTTGGTGGTACTGTTGCTCCTAAAGCTATACCTCTATCTGAAGTTGTGCCAGGAGAACCAACAATCCTTGTGTTGGGTAGTGAAGGCACTGGTTTGAGGCCCCTGGTTGAGCGATCCTGCACACATTTGGTCAGAATTCCGGGTAATGTTGATGGATCTTTTGTAGGAGCAGATACAGACACAGATGGAGGGGAAGAAGGTGATAATTATTCAGGTAACCAAGATATGAAATCATTCCTTGCAGTGGAGAGCTTGAATGTAAGTGTCGCAGCAGGGGTTTTGCTTTATCATCTGGCTGGAACAAATGCATCCCCT GATGGAGGACGTTGGTGA
- the LOC4326542 gene encoding uncharacterized protein isoform X1, translated as MLHSGLTKSQPLPLLAAASSPRRILLAGLLRAACFSRPTASSPALHPVTTVTNRASARAAVSPGGPSQLGLGGRVSFSTAPDGTASPDGGSALPWLAAASRDGGAAPAARASAGRSSSWETSAEKFFSRGDQSPRGEVLTDRGSGREIIREEEDNGSIDNPKWGRIKDKYRRMVPRDRGSRGERFRGERFDKPEVRQWSRQENWGRKTWKEAGESTVPKMVGQGVYGVGPVLAALMAERRDFYALYIQEGMDFSVSNKKKKDKKGIEKVLQLAERIGLKVIEASKHDLNMVVDNRPHQGLVLDASPLEMVNTKELEPVRVDDGKAPVWIALDEVMDPQNLGAIIRSAYFFGAEGVVLCAKNSAPLSGVVSKASAGSLELIELLSCRNMMQFLSSSAENGWRVLGGTVAPKAIPLSEVVPGEPTILVLGSEGTGLRPLVERSCTHLVRIPGNVDGSFVGADTDTDGGEEGDNYSGNQDMKSFLAVESLNVSVAAGVLLYHLAGTNASPVSDKPSIPLM; from the coding sequence ATGCTCCACTCCGGCCTCACCAAATCCCAGCCCCTCCCGCTCctcgcggcggcgtcctcgccgcgacgcatcctcctcgccggccttcTCCGCGCAGCGTGCTTCTCCAGGCCCACGGCCTCCTCGCCCGCGCTTCATCCGGTAACCACCGTCACCAACCGTGCGAGCGCCAGAGCCGCGGTTAGCCCGGGCGGCCCCTCGCAGCTGGGGCTGGGAGGTAGGGTTTCGTTCTCCACCGCACCTGATGGTACCGCATCGCCCGACGGCGGGAGCGCGCTCCCTTGGCTCGCCGCCGCGAGccgcgatggcggcgccgcccccgcggCGAGGGCTAGCGCCGGCCGCTCCTCCTCGTGGGAGACCTCCGCGGAGAAGTTTTTCTCCAGAGGCGACCAAAGCCCGCGAGGTGAGGTATTGACGGATCGTGGTTCGGGCAGGGAGATAATTAGAGAGGAAGAGGATAATGGCTCGATTGACAATCCGAAGTGGGGCAGGATCAAGGACAAGTATCGGCGGATGGTGCCGAGGGATAGAGGGTCCCGTGGTGAGAGATTTAGAGGGGAGAGATTTGACAAGCCGGAGGTTAGGCAGTGGAGCAGGCAGGAGAACTGGGGGAGGAAGACATGGAAGGAGGCAGGGGAATCGACAGTGCCAAAAATGGTTGGACAGGGGGTTTATGGGGTTGGCCCTGTGCTTGCAGCTCTCATGGCTGAGAGGAGGGACTTCTATGCGCTGTATATTCAGGAAGGGATGGATTTTAGTGTgagcaacaagaagaagaaggacaagAAAGGGATTGAGAAAGTGTTGCAACTGGCAGAGAGGATTGGGCTGAAAGTCATCGAAGCATCAAAGCATGACCTTAACATGGTTGTGGATAACCGTCCACACCAGGGCCTTGTACTCGATGCATCACCCTTGGAAATGGTGAATACTAAAGAGTTGGAGCCAGTCAGGGTGGACGATGGAAAGGCACCTGTCTGGATAGCTTTGGATGAGGTCATGGATCCTCAGAACCTAGGAGCCATAATTAGATCTGCCTACTTCTTTGGCGCGGAAGGTGTTGTGTTATGTGCTAAGAACTCTGCTCCATTAAGTGGTGTAGTGAGCAAAGCTAGTGCAGGCTCACTTGAGTTGATCGAACTGCTCTCCTGTAGGAACATGATGCAGTTTTTATCTTCATCGGCTGAAAATGGGTGGCGAGTTCTTGGTGGTACTGTTGCTCCTAAAGCTATACCTCTATCTGAAGTTGTGCCAGGAGAACCAACAATCCTTGTGTTGGGTAGTGAAGGCACTGGTTTGAGGCCCCTGGTTGAGCGATCCTGCACACATTTGGTCAGAATTCCGGGTAATGTTGATGGATCTTTTGTAGGAGCAGATACAGACACAGATGGAGGGGAAGAAGGTGATAATTATTCAGGTAACCAAGATATGAAATCATTCCTTGCAGTGGAGAGCTTGAATGTAAGTGTCGCAGCAGGGGTTTTGCTTTATCATCTGGCTGGAACAAATGCATCCCCTGTAAGTGATAAGCCTAGCATCCCTCTTATGTAA
- the LOC4326544 gene encoding LOW QUALITY PROTEIN: elongation factor 2 (The sequence of the model RefSeq protein was modified relative to this genomic sequence to represent the inferred CDS: inserted 1 base in 1 codon), with protein sequence MVKFTVEEMRRIMDKKHNIRNMSVVAHVDHGKSTLTDSLVAAAGIIAQDVAGDVRMTDSRSDEAERGITIKSTGISLYYEMSDESLKSYKGDRDGNEYLINLIDSPGHVDFSSEVTAALRITDGALVVVDCIEGVCVQTETVLRQALGERIRPVLTVNKMDRCFLELQVGGEEAYQTFSRVIENANVIMATYEDALLGDVQVYPEKGTVAFSAGLHGWAFTLSNFAKMYASKFGVDESKMMERLWGENYFDPTTKKWTIKHTGSDTCKRGFIQFCYEPIRQIINTCMNDQKDKLLPMLQKLGVTMKDLTGKALMKRVMQTWLPASNALLEMMIYHLPSPAKAQRYRVENLYEGPLDDIYASAIRNCDPEGPLMLYVSKMIPASDKGRFYAFGRVFSGRVATGMKVRIMGPNYAPGQKKDLYVKNVQRTVIWMGKKQESVEGVPCGNTVAMVGLDQFITKNATLTNEKEVDACPIKAMKFSVSPVVRVAVQCKVASDLPKLVEGLKRLAKSDPMVLCTVEESGEHIIAGAGELHLEICLKDLQEDFMGGAEITVSPPVVSFRETVLEKSCRTVMSKSPNKHNRLYMEARPMEEGLPEAIDEGRIGPRDDPKVRSKILSEEFGWDKDLAKKIWCFGPETTGPNIVVDMCKGVQYLNEIKDSVVAGFQWASKEGALAEENMRGRGICFEVCDVILHSDAIHRGGGQIIPTARRVIYAAQLTAKPRLLEPVYLVEIQAPENALGGIYSVLNQKRGHVFEEMQRPGTPLYNIKAYLPVIESFGFTSTLRAATSGQAFPLFVFDHWEMLSVDPLEPGXQTANLVLDIRKRKGLKEQITPLSEYEDKL encoded by the exons ATGGTTAAGTTTACGGTTGAAGAGATGCGCAGGATTATGGACAAGAAGCATAACATCCGTAACATGTCTGTTGTCGCTCATGTGGACCATG GAAAATCTACCCTTACTGATTCCCTTGTGGCAGCTGCTGGAATTATAGCCCAGGATGTTGCTGGTGATGTTCGAATGACTGATAGTCGTTCAGATGAAGCAGAACGTGGTATTACAATAAAATCTACTGGTATCTCTCTTTACTATGAGATGAGTGATGAGTCACTCAAAAGTTACAAGGGTGACAGAGATGGAAATGAATACCTAATCAACCTCATTGACTCACCTGGACATGTCGATTTTTCTTCGGAAGTCACAGCCGCACTTCGTATAACTGATGGCGCTTTGGTTGTGGTTGACTGTATTGAGGGTGTCTGCGTTCAAACTGAAACTGTGCTTCGCCAAGCCCTTGGTGAGAGGATTAGGCCTGTCCTCACTGTGAACAAGATGGATAGATGTTTTCTTGAACTTCAAGTTGGTGGTGAGGAAGCTTATCAAACTTTCTCCCGTGTCATAGAGAATGCAAATGTTATTATGGCAACATACGAAGATGCACTCCTTGGTGATGTTCAAGTCTATCCAGAAAAAGGGACTGTTGCTTTCTCTGCTGGCTTGCATGGATGGGCTTTCACCTTGTCTAACTTTGCAAAGATGTATGCATCCAAGTTTGGAGTTGATGAATCTAAAATGATGGAGAGGCTTTGGGGTGAGAACTACTTTGACCCTACCACAAAGAAGTGGACCATCAAACACACCGGTTCTGATACTTGCAAGAGAGGTTTTATTCAGTTCTGCTATGAGCCCATCAGGCAAATTATCAACACCTGCATGAATGATCAGAAAGATAAGTTGTTGCCTATGCTGCAAAAGCTTGGTGTTACCATGAAGGACCTAACTGGCAAGGCTCTCATGAAGCGTGTTATGCAAACTTGGCTTCCTGCAAGTAATGCACTTCTTGAGATGATGATCTATCACCTTCCCTCTCCAGCAAAGGCTCAGAGGTACCGTGTGGAAAACTTGTATGAGGGCCCCCTTGATGATATATATGCATCTGCCATTAGAAACTGTGATCCAGAAGGTCCTCTTATGCTGTATGTTTCAAAGATGATTCCAGCATCTGACAAGGGGAGGTTCTACGCTTTTGGTCGTGTTTTCTCAGGGAGAGTTGCAACTGGCATGAAGGTCCGTATCATGGGCCCCAATTATGCCCCTGGCCAGAAGAAAGATCTGTACGTAAAGAATGTCCAGCGAACTGTCATCTGGATGGGCAAGAAGCAGGAGTCAGTGGAAGGTGTTCCTTGTGGCAACACTGTTGCTATGGTGGGTTTGGACCAGTTCATCACAAAGAATGCTACCctgacaaacgagaaagaagtTGATGCCTGTCCAATCAAAGCCATGAAATTTTCAGTGTCCCCTGTTGTGCGTGTTGCTGTTCAGTGCAAGGTTGCCTCTGACCTTCCCAAGCTTGTTGAAGGTTTGAAGCGTCTGGCCAAGTCAGATCCTATGGTTCTCTGTACTGTTGAGGAATCTGGCGAGCATATTATTGCTGGAGCTGGCGAGCTTCACCTTGAAATTTGTTTGAAGGATCTGCAGGAAGACTTCATGGGTGGTGCTGAAATTACTGTCTCCCCTCCTGTTGTCTCATTCCGTGAGACTGTTCTTGAGAAATCTTGCCGGACTGTCATGAGCAAATCCCCGAACAAGCACAACCGTCTGTACATGGAAGCCCGCCCAATGGAAGAGGGTCTGCCTGAAGCCATTGACGAGGGTCGTATTGGCCCGCGTGACGATCCTAAAGTACGCTCCAAAATTCTATCCGAGGAGTTTGGTTGGGACAAGGACCTCGCAAAGAAGATATGGTGTTTTGGGCCAGAGACCACAGGCCCTAACATTGTTGTGGATATGTGCAAGGGAGTGCAGTATCTTAACGAAATAAAGGATTCCGTTGTGGCTGGCTTTCAGTGGGCATCAAAAGAAGGTGCACTGGCTGAAGAGAACATGCGTGGCCGTGGCATTTGCTTTGAGGTTTGTGATGTTATCCTCCATTCTGATGCTATTCATAGAGGTGGTGGCCAGATCATTCCAACAGCCAGGAGGGTCATTTATGCTGCTCAGCTCACTGCCAAGCCAAGACTGCTTGAGCCTGTTTACTTGGTGGAGATTCAGGCCCCTGAGAATGCTCTTGGTGGAATTTACAGTGTTCTGAACCAGAAGAGAGGACATGTGTTCGAGGAGATGCAGAGGCCTGGTACCCCACTCTACAACATCAAAGCTTACCTCCCTGTTATCGAGTCATTTGGGTTCACAAGCACCCTTAGGGCAGCAACCTCTGGTCAGGCCTTCCCCCTCTTTGTATTTGATCACTGGGAAATGCTGTCAGTTGATCCTTTGGAGCCTG ACCAGACAGCTAACCTTGTCCTGGATATCCGCAAGAGGAAGGGTCTGAAGGAGCAAATCACCCCTCTGTCTGAATACGAGGACAAACTCTAG